The Desulfosporosinus acidiphilus SJ4 genome has a window encoding:
- a CDS encoding YkuS family protein has protein sequence MYKLIAVEDGLTNVTQALHASGFKTTPLEGKALYNIQAVVVKGDGTNNLSPEWPLKLPVINASGRSAEEVVEVLRDRFS, from the coding sequence ATGTATAAATTAATAGCAGTTGAAGATGGGCTTACTAATGTCACTCAAGCATTACATGCTTCGGGATTTAAAACCACTCCTTTAGAAGGAAAGGCATTGTATAATATTCAGGCGGTCGTTGTCAAAGGTGACGGAACCAATAACTTATCGCCTGAGTGGCCGCTTAAACTGCCGGTGATTAATGCCTCTGGTCGGAGTGCGGAAGAAGTTGTTG